The genomic interval GGCGGTTCCGCAACTTCATGAGCTCCATGCGGTTGGGATTGACGTTAAGCCGCATAGGGAACCTCAACTCTCTTCAGGTTTTTTCTTGTAGAATCTATCAAGGTATTCGTCACGGATGCGCTTGAGTTCCTCTCGTGGAAGCATCCGCAAGAGATCCCAGCCAATTTCAAGGGTCTCCTCAATGCTCCGGTTCTCGTACTCTCCCTGTTGCACAAACCGTTCCTCAAAACGGTCGGCGAACTTCATGTAGAGACGATCAAGCTCTGTGAGAGAAGCTTCTCCGAGAATGGTGGCCAACTCTGCTGCTTCTCGCCCTCGGGCATACGCTGCAAAGAGCTGATTCGCCACATCGGCATGGTCTTCGCGCGTTTTTCCTGGACCAATCCCCTTATCCCGCAACCGGGAGAGGGACGGCAGCACATCGATAGGGGGATAAATGCCCTTCCGATGGAGTTGGCGGCTCAGAATGATTTGCCCTTCAGTAATGTACCCTGTGAGGTCAGGAATGGGATGGGTCTTGTCATCCTCAGGCATGGTAAGGATAGGAATCTGGGTTATGGAGCCCTTCTTTCCCCGAATGCGTCCTGCTCGCTCATACATTGTGGCAAGGTCTGTGTAGAGGTACCCGGGGTAGCCACGGCGTCCGGGAACTTCCCGCCGTGCCGCAGACACTTCCCGGAGAGCCTCGCAGTAGTTTGTCATGTCCGTAAGGATGACGAGAACGTGCATGTCCATTTCAAAGGCCAAGAACTCCGCTGCGGTGAGTGCCATACGTGGGGTGATAATTCGCTCTACAGCCGGGTCATTGGCGAGGTTGATGAAGAGGACCGAACGCTCGATGGCCCCGGTGTTCCGAAGCTCAGAGACGAAGTAGTTTGCCTCCTCAAAGGTGATTCCCAGCGCTCCAAAGACGACCGCAAATTTCTCCTCACCGCTCAAGACCCGGGCCTGCCGGGCGATTTGGGCCGCAAGGCGAGCATGAGGAAGCCCTGCACCGGAGAAGATGGGGAGTTTCTGTCCCCGAACGAGGGTATTCAGCCCGTCGATGGCGGAAATTCCAGTCTGTATGAAGTCCGTGGGATAGTCCCGGGCAACGGGGTTGATGGGGTTCCCATTGATGTCGAGACGAGCATCGGGAACGATTTCCGGCCCTCCATCGATTGGGATTCCAGAGCCATTGAAAATGCGCCCCAGAATGTCAGGAGAAACTGGAAGCTCCATAACCCGACCCAGGAAACGCACCTTGCTCTGCCCAATCCCAATGCCCTCGGTGCCCTCAAAGACCTGAACCAGCGCCTTGCCCCTGCTTGTCATGAGAACCTGGCCTCGGCGCCTGCTCCCATCGCTCAGCTCAATCTCGACTATTTCCATGTACCGGGCATCTTCCACCTGCTCCACGGTGAGCAATGGTCCCGCCACTTCGGAGATAGCTGTAAACTCCTTATACATTGCTCTCAACCTCGCCTCTCAGCTTTGCACTCAGCTCTTCTTTAATATCCATCTCGAGCCTTTCGATGCGCTCAAGTTCAGACTCAGGAACGTACTTCATTCGTCCAATGCGTTCCCGAGAGGGTATGCTCAGAATGTCCCGCAAAGAGAGACCTTGCTCTAAAGCCTTTAACCCTTCCCGGTAGTACGTGAGGATGACCCGAAGCATCAGATACTGCTTTCGCAGGGAGGTAAAGGTATCTACCTCGTGGAAGGCGTTCTGCTGGAGGAAGTCTTCACGAATGGAACGTGCTACCTCGAGGATGAAACGTTCTCGGAAGGACAGAGACTCTACACCCACAAGGCGAACGACCTCTTCGAGTTCAGCCTCCTGCTGGAGGATGCGCATGGCTAAGGCTCTGTTTTCTGAGAAGTCTGGAGCCACGTTCTTTCTCCAGTAGTCCTCAAGGTGCTTCAGGTACAGAGAGTAACTGATGAGCCAGTTGATGGCTGGAAAATGGCGTTTGTACGCCAACCGGTCCTCCAGGCCCCAGAAGACCTGGACCACTCGTAAGGTGTTCTGGGTTACCGGCTCAGAGAGGTCGCCTCCGGGAGGAGAAACGGCACCGATAACTGAAAGCGACCCAACACGTCCGTCCTTCCCAAGGCACTGGACTTTTCCGGCTCGCTCGTAGAAGCTCGCGATACGGCTTCCGAGGTATGCCGGAAAGCCTTCGTCTCCCGGCATTTCTTCAAGGCGCCCGGAAATCTCTCGCATTGCCTCCGCCCATCGAGAGGTAGAGTCCGCCATAAGGGCGACCTTGTACCCCATGTCCCGGAAGTACTCGGCAATGGTAATTCCCGTGTACACCGAAGCCTCCCGAGCGGC from Candidatus Caldatribacterium sp. carries:
- a CDS encoding V-type ATP synthase subunit B, whose product is MYKEFTAISEVAGPLLTVEQVEDARYMEIVEIELSDGSRRRGQVLMTSRGKALVQVFEGTEGIGIGQSKVRFLGRVMELPVSPDILGRIFNGSGIPIDGGPEIVPDARLDINGNPINPVARDYPTDFIQTGISAIDGLNTLVRGQKLPIFSGAGLPHARLAAQIARQARVLSGEEKFAVVFGALGITFEEANYFVSELRNTGAIERSVLFINLANDPAVERIITPRMALTAAEFLAFEMDMHVLVILTDMTNYCEALREVSAARREVPGRRGYPGYLYTDLATMYERAGRIRGKKGSITQIPILTMPEDDKTHPIPDLTGYITEGQIILSRQLHRKGIYPPIDVLPSLSRLRDKGIGPGKTREDHADVANQLFAAYARGREAAELATILGEASLTELDRLYMKFADRFEERFVQQGEYENRSIEETLEIGWDLLRMLPREELKRIRDEYLDRFYKKKPEES